Below is a genomic region from Nocardioides panacis.
GTTCTGGTGACCGGCCCGTCCCGTCACGCCGGAGACCCGGCCGACCTGGACGACGTTGCCCGGCCCGGCGTCGGCGTACCGCTTGCTGATCCGGTGGTGCGCCTCGAGGTCGCGCCAGCCGTCGCTGCCAGTGCCGTGGTAGCCGCTGGAGGTCCGGTCGAACCCGGGACGCGACACCAGCGCGCTGCCGGTGGATCCGTCCCGCGCGACGAGCGCGTCACCGGCGGTGCGGGCGCGGTCGTCCTCGCCGTCGTTGCCGAGCGCCGGGTCGTGCAGCGCGTAGAGGTGGTACGTCCTCCCGTCCAGCGAGACCAGCCGCACCCGCAGCACGACGCTGTCGCGCTGCGGGTCGGTCACGACGCTCTTCACGATCCGGTAGTGGCCGCCCTTGTCGGTGTTGGTCTGCGTGAAGCGCAGGCTGCCGACGTCCGGCCGGGCGACGCCGTGCCGCATGTCGGTCGACTCGCGGTCGGTGAAGGAGTGACCGTCGGTGACCACCAGCTCGAGGTTGCGCGTGCTCGGGGTGGAGAGGTCGGGGTAGAACACCTCGCTGATCCGGCCCTGCTGGAGCGTGAACCACACGTTGCTCCCCCGCGCTCGTGCCGTCCCGAAGCCGGCCTTGTCGGCCTCGCTCCAGACCGTCTTCGCACCCGGGCTCCCCGGCGCCGCCCCGGTTTCCCGACCCGGTCCGGTTGGTTGAGCTTGTCGAAACCCCGCGGCCTCGGTCGGGAGAGCGCCGGCGGCCAGCGAGCCGGTGGCGGCGAGGCTGAGGGCGGCGAGCAGTGCGGGTGTGCGTCGGGACATGGGTGGACCTCCGAGTCGGCTCCGCCCCGGTTACCCCCGTGACCCCGGTCACAAACGACCAGCCGCCGGCTTCAGCTCCTCGGTGGCGTGGGGAGGTTGTACGGGGTCACGATGTGGATCGGCGACCGGACGGACTCGATGGGTCCGTCGATGGCCCCCTGCGCCTGCATGATGATGCGGCACGCGAGCCGCATGTCGTACCTGAGGTCGTGGTGCAGGACGGCGGTCAGCCGTTCGTCGTGGAGCAGCTGCAGGTTGTCCCGGTCGAGATCGTGCCCGACGAACACCTGGCAGCGCCGGCCCGCGGCGTCGAACGCCTCGAGGATGGCCTGGTTGCCGCCGCCGATGGAGTAGACCGAGCTGATCGCGGGGTTCCGCTGCAGCGTCCGCAGGGTCGACTCCTTGACCGTGGCGTCGAGCCCGTCGGTGTCGGTCTGCTCCACCAGCACCCGGTCGGGCGAACGGTTCCTCATGGTGGCCCGGAACCCGATCTCGCGTTCCTCCTCACCACGGAACACGCTGCGACTCAGCGCGATCAGCACGTCCCCGGGCCCGTCGCCGAGGAGCCGGTCGACCAGGTACGCCGCGGTCGACCCGGCGGCCCGGTTGTCGATCCCGACGTAGGCGACGCGTTGGCTCAGCGGAAGGTCGGTGACCAGGGTGACCACGGGGATCCCGTGCTGGACGAGCCGCGCGACGGCGTCGGTGATCTCGGGGACGTCGGGAGCCTTGAGCACGACCCCCATGGAGCCGCGGTGCCGGATGTCGTCCAGCACCTTGACGAGGTCCGCGGGGCGACCCTTCTCGCGAAAGTCGAACCGGGACCGCACCACGGCCGGCCGGAGCGACGGCAGCTCCGCCTCCAGCGCGGACTTGACGGCCGAGGAGAACCGGTCCGGGGTCTGCATGACGACGTCGACCAGGAACGTCCGGCCGTTCAGCCGCAGCTGGCTGCGCTGCCGGTCCAGGTCGGTGATGGCCTGCCGCACGTTGCTCACGGTGCTGGCGCGCACCCCTGGCCGGTTGTTGAGCACCCGGTCGACGGTGGCTTCGCTCAACCCTGCCTGGCGGGCGATCTCCCGGATCGGATACGCGTGTCCCATGCGGCGATCGTGAGGGCTCGATGAGGTCTCGGTCAAGGTGCACAGCCGTCATACCCGGCAGTGGCCAGGGCTGAGAGTCCGCTGGCATGAGGTGTTCTTGACGGCTTCCACCTGTTGACCTGGGTGGTGACGGACCGCAGGCTTGATCAGGCCTCCTGTCCTCCTCACCGTTCTTGCGAAGGAGACCGACATGCGTCTCGGCCTGATCGGACTCGGCCGGATCGGCGCGTTCCACGCCGACACCCTGTCCCACCTCGACGAGGTCGACTCCCTCGTCGTCACCGATGCGGTGCCCGCGGTGACCGCATCGGTCGCCGAGCGGTTCGGCGCCGAACCTGCGGAGTCCCCGGCGGCGCTGATCGGCAGCGGCGTCGACGGGATCGTGATCGCTGCCGCCACCGACGCGCACACCGCGTTGATCAAGGCCGGCGTCGACGCCGGCATCCCGGTGTTCTGCGAGAAGCCCCTCTCCGGTGTCGTCGACGAAGCCGTCGCCATCGCCGAGTACGTCCACGCCAGCGGGGTGCCGGTCCAGATCGGCTACCCGCGACGCTTCGACCCTGCCTACCTCGCGGCCCGCGAGGCACTCGCCGGCGGTGAGCTCGGCTGGGTGCACACCGTGCGGTCGACCACCTTGGACCCGGCACCCGCGCCCCGTGGGTACATCGCCGTCTCCGGCGGGATCTTCCGCGACTGCTCGGTCCACGACTTCGACAGCGTGCGGTGGGTGACCGGCCGGGAGGTCGTCGAGGTCTACGCCACCGGCAGCGCCCGCGGTGACGACTTCTTCGCCGAGCTCGGCGACGTCGCCACCGCGCAGGCCCTGCTCACCTTCGACGACGGCGCCACCGCGGTCGTGTCCAACACCCGCTACAACCCCCGCGGGTACGACGTCCGGCTCGAGCTGCACGGCACCACGGACAGCGTCGTGGCCGGCTGGACCGAGAGCACCCCGCTGCGCAACCTCGAGCCGGACACCAGCTGGCCGTCGGACAAGCCCTGGACGTTCTTCATGGACCGGCTCACGAACGCGTTCCGCGCCGAGCTCGCCGCGTTCACCGAGGTCGTCGCCGGGCAACGACCCTCCCCCTGCACCGTCGACGACGCCCTCGCCGTGACGTGGATCGCCGAGGCAGCCACCCTTTCCCTCCACGAGCACCGTCCGGTGCGGATTGACGAGGTCCAGAAGTGACCACCACCCCCACCCCCTCCGCCGGCTCCACGCCCTCGACCCCGAGTCGGTCCCGGATCGCCGGGGCGCCGATCTCCTGGGGGGTCTGCGAGGTCCCCAACTGGGGCTACCAGCTCTCGCCCGATCGGGTTCTCGACGAGATGCGCGAGGTCGGTCTCGCCGCCACCGAGCTCGGTCCGGAGGGATTCCTGCCCGCCGACCCGGACCAGATGGCCGGGGTGCTCGCGGCGCACCAGCTGACCGCCGTCGGTGGGTTCACGCCCGTCGTGATGCACCGTCCCGGTCACGACCCGCTCCCGGCGATCGACCGCATCCTCGAGCAGTACGAGGCCACGCACGCCGAGGTCCTCGTCCTCTCCGCGACGTCCGGGCAGGACGGCTACGACAGCCGCCCCACCCTCGACGACGACGAGTGGGACCTGCTGTTGCGCAACCTGGACCGGATCAGCGACCGGGCCGCCGAACGTGGCGTACGCGCGGTGCTGCACCCGCACGTGGGCACGATGGTCGAGAACGGCGACGAGGTGCAGCGGGTGCTGGGCGGCTCCTCCATCTCGTTGTGCCTGGACACCGGTCACCTCCTGATCGGCGGCACCGATCCGGCGGACCTCACCCGACAGGCACCCGACCGCATCGCCCACACCCATCTCAAGGACGTCGACAGCCAGATCGCCGACAAGGTCCGCGCCGGCCGGCTCAGCTACACCGAGGGCGTGGTCGAGGGCATGTACCGACCGCTCGGCACCGGCGACGTGGACGTGGAGACGATCGTCAGCACCCTGCAGGGCAACGGCTACACCGGCTGGTACACCCTCGAGCAGGACACCATCCTCACCGAGGAGCCGCGCGGCGAAGGACCCGTGACCGACGTCCGGACCAGCGCCGGCTACGTCCGCAGCCTGCTCACCTCGACGGCCGAGGCCGACAGCGCCGAAACCCTCTGACCCGTGGAGCCACTACGCATCGGGGTGCTCGGCGCGGCGCGCATCAGCGAGCGGTCCATCGTCGGCCCGGCCGCGGAGACCGGCACGCGTCTCGTGGCGGTCGCCGCACGCGACCGGGACCGGGCCGAGACCTTCGCCCGGACCCACGGCGTCGAGCGGGTCCATGCGTCGTACGCCGACGTGATCGCGGACCCCGAGGTCGAGGCGGTCTACAACCCGCTCGCCAACAGCCTGCACGCGCCCTGGAACAAGGCCGCGATCCTCGCCGGGAAGCACGTCCTGACCGAGAAGCCGTTCGCCAGCAACGCCACCGAGGCCGCCCAGGTGCGGGACCTGGCGCAGGGCAGGTCGCTGGTGCTGTTCGAGGGGTTCCACTACCTCTACCACCCGCTGATGCGACGGCTGATGTCGATCCTCGCCGACGGCGAGCTGGGGACGGTGCAGCGCGTCGAGAGCACGCTGTTCATGACCGCTCCCCCGGCGGACGACCCGAGATGGTCGCTCGCCCTCGCCGGCGGTGCCCTGATGGACCTCGGCTGCTACGCGCTGCACGCCCAACGGGTCCTCGGTGACTTCGCCGGCGGCGAACCCCGCCTCGTCGGCGCGACGGGCGCGGAACGCCCGGACGCCCCGTGCGTCGACGCGTGGGCCGACGTGCACCTCGAGTTCCCCTCCGGCGCGACCGGTCTCGCGCGGTGCAGCATGACCAGCGAGCACTGGGACATGTCGCTGCGGGTGGTCGGCACGGCCGGGGAAGCCCGCATCCCCGACTTCCTCTTCCAGAAGTACGACGACCGGATCATCGTCCGGTCCGGTGCCGGAGAGCGGACCGAGCACTGCGGCAACGCCACCTCCTACACCTACCAGCTGCGTGCCTTCATCGACGCGGTCCGGGCCGGCGCGCCGTACCGCTCCGACGCCGAGGACGCGGTGGCGACCCTGTCGCTCGTCGACAGCTGCTACCGCGCCCTCGGGCTCGAGCCCCGCCCGGCGGCCACCTGACCCGCAGATGAGGGGTTATTGACGGTTCTCTGCGGGTCGTCAACCCCCAGAGCACTCGTAGGCTTGCTCCATCCCGCTCCCCGAAGGAAGTCACCGCCCATGAACGCGTCCACCGCCTCCTGCACGACCGGCCGGTTCTCCGCAGCCGACTGCTCGATCGACGACTTCGCCGCCCTCGTCGCCCAGCAGACGCACCTGCCGGACTACCCGCACGCCGACGCCGTCGAGCGCAACGTGCTGATCTACGGCGAGCGGCTCCGCGCCGCGCTCGGTCCGCCCGCCGGCCGGGCCGCGGTGCAGGCCGAGCTGATGCGGGCGCTGACCGACGGTCCCGGCATCGTGGTGTTCAAGCGAGCCTTCGCCGACCTGTCCGTCGTCGACCGCGCCACCGAGGCCTTCCTCGGCCGGATCGCCGCGGAGAAGGCGGCCGGAGTCGCCGGGGGCGACCACTTCGCCAAGCCCGGCGCGAACGACCGGGTCTGGGGTGCGCTGGACAAGCTGGCCGTCGCGGAGCCCGCGGTGTTCGCCGAGTACTACGCCAACGACATCCTCGCGCTGGTCAGCGAGTCCTGGCTCGGCCCCGGCTACCAGGTCACCTCGCAGGTCAACGTGGTCAACCCCGGTGGCGAGGCGCAGACCGCGCACCGCGACTACCACCTGGGCTTCATGGACGCCGAGAAGTCCGCCCGCTACCCGGCACACGTGCACCGGCTGTCGCCGGCGATGACCCTGCAGGGCGCGGTCGCGCACTGCGACATGCCCGTCGAGACCGGCCCGACCCTCTACCTGCCCTACTCGCACCAGTACGGGCCCGGCTACCTCGCCTTCCACCTGCCGGAGTTCACCGAGTACTTCGCTCGGCACTACACCCAGCTGCCGCTGGACAAGGGCGACGCGGCGTTCTTCAACCCCGCCCTGTTCCACGGGGCCGGCACGAACGTCTCGACCAGCGTCCGGCGGATGGCCAACCTGCTGCAGGTGTCCTCGCCGTTCGGCCGCGCCATGGAGACCGTGGACCGGGTCGCGATGTGCCGGGCACTGTTCCCCGTGCTGCTGGAGAAGAAGGCGGCCGGCGCGTCCGACGGCTACCTGGACAACGTCATCGCCGCCTCCGCCGAGGGCTACGCCTTCCCGACCAACCTCGACCGGGACCAGCCGATCGGGGGCATGGCGCCCCGGACGCAGGCCGACCTGGTCCGCCAGGCCGTCGCCGAGGGATGGACGGCGGCAGCGTTCGAGTCCGCGCTGGACGCCCAGACCGCCCGGACCCGTCCCTGCCCCGCCTGAACCGCCGACGTCACCTGAGACCGAGCAAGGGCCCCTGATGACCCCAGAGGCCGCTGGACGAGGCGCTGGCGGACGCACCGCACCACGACGGCGCTGTTCGAGCGGCTGTCCTAGGACCCGTGGCGCGACGGCTCGAAGTGCGGCTCCCAGCGCACCCGCTGGGCCCCGAAACCGGCGGCGTGGTCGCCTTCGTGCCCGCCCGGCCGGCGGCACAGGTACTGCGGCGAGTAGAGGTCTCGGCAGGAGTCGCGGTAGCTGGTGTAGGCGAACTCGAGGTCGAGTCGGTCGTCGCTGCTCATCAGATGGCTCTCCGTGGTCGTCTCGCCCCCGTGATTGCGACAATACGCGGAAACAACCCCAAGACGACCAACTGGTCCAGAGCGGGAGCCGGCCGGGCCGGCTCCCGCCAGGGCCTGGGAACCTCGGCTACTTGATCATCCCGTGCGGGTCCAGGACGAACTTCCGGGCCGCTCCCTTGTCGAAGTCGGCGTACCCCTTGGGCGCCTCGTCCAGGGGGATGACGGTGGCGTTGACGTTCTTCGCGATCTGCACCCGGTCGTGCAGGATCGCCTGCATCAGCTGCCGGTTGTAGCGCATGACCGGGCACTGGCCGGTGGCGAAGGACAGCGACTTGGCCCAGCCGAGCCCCAGCCGGATCGACAGCGACCCCTGCTGGGCCGCCTCGTCGACGGCACCCGGGTCCCCCGTGACGTAGAGACCGGGGATGCCCACGGCTCCGCCCGCGCGGGTGACGTCCATGACCGTGTTCAGCACCGTCGCCGGCCGCTCCTGCTGGGCGTCCGCGCCGTGGCCGTGGGCCTCGAAGCCGACCGCGTCGACGGCACAGTCCACCTCGGGCTCGCCGAGCAGCTGCTCCACCTGGTCCCGCGGGTCGCCCTGGGACACGTCGACGGTCTCGCAACCGAAGCTGCGCGCCTGGGCCAGCCGCTCCTGCTGCAGGTCCGCGACGATCACGACGGCCGCGCCGAGCAGGAACGCCGACGTGGCAGCCGCGAGACCGACCGGCCCGGCGCCAGCGACGTACACCGTGGACCCCGGCTGTACGCCGGCGGTGACGGCGCCGTGGAAGCCGGTGGGGAAGATGTCGGACAGCATCGCCAGGTCGCGGATCTTCTCCAGGGCCTGGTCCCGGTCGGGGAACTTCAGGAGGTTCCAGTCGGCGTACGGCACGAGCGCGTACTCCGCCTGGCCACCGACCCAGCCGCCCATGTCGACGTACCCGTACGCCGACCCCGGCCGGTCAGGGTTCACGTTCAGGCAGACACCGGTCTTGCCCTCCTTGCAGTTCCGGCACCGACCGCAGGCGATGTTGAACGGGACCGACACGAGGTCGCCCTTCTGGATGAACTCCACGTCGCGCCCGGTCTCGACGACCTCCCCCGTGATCTCGTGGCCGAGCGGCAACCCCTTCGGCGCCGTCGTCCGGCCCCGCACCATGTGCTGGTCGCTGCCGCAGATGTTGGTGGCGACGACCTTGAGGATCGCGGCGTGCGGGAGCTTGCGGCCCACGTTGGCCGGGTTCACCCCAGGACCATCCTTGAGCTCGAACGTCGGGTACTCGGTGGTCTCGACCGCGACGGTTCCGGGCCCCTTGAAGATGACTGCCTTGTTGCCTGGCATGCGCGCTGCTCCCTTCCGTGAAGCTGGCTGGTTGGACCGATCGGTGACGGAGGACGGACTCAGGTCTTGGACTGCGACCGTGTCGGGGCCTCCCGGCGTGACTGGGCCGGGACCTCGGACGGCCGCTGGCGAGGCTCCGGCGAGGGCTCTCCGGGCGTCTCCGCGCCGGGCATGCCCTCCTCGACCGCGGCGCCGACCGGCGGGACCGCGGCGGCCGGACGCGCCACGACGTCGTAGCAGAGCGCACCCGCGACGCCGCCGACGAGCGGTCCGACGACGTAGACGTAGAACTCGGACCACGGCGTCGACCCGCCGAAGAGCTGGTTCACCACGTAGGGACCGAACGAACGCGCCGGGTTCACGGACCCGCCGGAGAACGGGCCGATCAGCATGATCTCGACCGCGACCGCGAGCCCGATGAGGAAGCCGGCCCAGCCGGCCGGGGCCCGCTGGTCGACCGCGACCGCCATGATCGTGAAGACCAGCAGGAACGTGCCGAGGGCCTCCGCGACGATGCCTTGCACGCCGTTGACCCCGGGCCCCAGAGCCGTCAGACCCACGCTGCCGAGATCGGTGGCCCGGCTGCCGACGTACGCCACGATGAGCAGGCCGCCGACGAGCGCACCGAGCAGCTGGGCGACGACGTACGGCGCGACCTCGGCCCAGCGGAAGCGCCGGGCCGCCGCGAGGGCGACGGTGACGGCCGGGTTGATGTGCGCGCCCGACGTCGTGCCGACGGCGTAGATCACGAGGGCGACCACCAGGCCGAAGGCCAGCGAGATGATGCCCAGCCCGGCGTAGTCGAGGCGCCCCCGGTTGAGCTCGAGCGCGGCGACCACCGAGCCCGCCCCGAAGAGGACCAGCAGGCCGGTGCCGACGAACTCGGCGACAAGTCGGCGAAGCAGAGAAGGACTCATGGCGCTCTCCCGATTCCCAGTTGGTGCCTGGCCGCCTGGTTCTCGGAACGGGCCTCGCTGAAAGGCGACCCCTTGCTGCAGGAACTCCTCGACGCTAAGTCGGGCACCGGCACACGGTCAAGGGCCGCGGCACCCGCACCGCAGCTCGTTCGGGTCGAGATGATCGGTTGTTCGGAAGATCCAGTTTCCTCAAGCAGGACAGGCACTTCCATGCGTCGCGCGCCACGCAGGCGGCCCACCAGGTAGCCGGCACCTCACCAGTCCAGGGCGAGATAGTCCTCGCCGCGGCTCCGGACCAGCAAGAGCGTTGGCCGCGAGGCGTCCCCGTAGTCGCGCAGGAAGGCAGCGCCTCTTCGGGGGTGGACGACCCTCCGCTGACCGGAGCGCGATGGCTCTCGATGACGACGGCTCGTCCGTTCTCCAGCTCGACCCCCCAGACGACGTCGATGCGTCCGGCCCGGAAGAGAACCTCTGCTGGCCGGGGAAGCGTCGGCGGGCTCCACAACCACAGCGTCCCACGGCGAGCATCGGTCCACCGGCCGACGTACCCTGCAGCGATGGACAACCCCGCGGTCGTGCCGCGCGTGCTGGTGATCGGGCTGGATCCGTACCGGGTGCCGGGGCCCTGGGATCCCGGACCGGTCGCCGAGGGCATCGAGGTCGGACGAGCACGCTTCGTCCGGCACGGGGTCCCCGCCACGTTCTGCCTGTTCGGCCTCGACGGCAGCGACGACGTCGACGGGGTCGTCGCTGCTGCCCTGCAGGCCCAGGCGTGGGACTGCGTCGTCGTCGGAGGCGGGGTGCGTCACCAGCCGGAGCTGTTCGAACGCGTGATCAACCTGGTTCGTCGGCACGCTGCCGGTGCGGCCATCGCGTTCAACGCGACCCCCGAGGACACGTTCGACGCGGCCGCTCGCTGGGTGGAGATGCCCGGCTGAGCCCTCCCCGCCGGGACGCGCGGGGCGGAGGTCGTCGTACCCACGTTGCCTGGCGCGGACGTTGTCTGTTCACTGGGCCGATGACGACACGGCTGCTCCTGCTGGCGGACACCCACGTGCCCAAGCGCGCACGCGACCTTCCCGGCCAGGTGTGGAGCGAGCTGGAGAGCGCGGACCTCGTCCTGCACGCCGGCGACTGGGTGGACGAGCGCCTCCTCGACGAGCTCGAGTCGCGGGCCCAGCGCCTGGTCGGCGTGTGGGGCAACAACGACCACGGCAGCCTCAGGGAACGCCTCACGGAGGTGGCTCGGGTCGAGGTCGAAGGAGTCCGTATCGGGTTGGTGCACGAGACGGGTGCCGCGAAGGGACGCGAGGCACGGTGCAGCGAGCGGTTCGCCGACCTCGACGTGCTGGTCTTCGGGCACAGCCACATCCCCTGGGACACCACCAGCGAGACCGGTCTCAGGCTGCTGAACCCGGGCTCGCCCACGGACCGGCGCCGCCAGCCGCACTGCACCTACATGACCGCGACCGCGGACGCCGGACACCTCCGGGACGTCACCCTGCACACCGTCCCGAGGTAGCAGCGACGCGCTCGCGCCCCGCTACTGCTCGATCAGGTGCTGCGGTGGGCCGGCGTGAACAGGGTGGAGCGGTCGGCCTCCTCGGCCCGGATGAGGTGCACGAGCGCGTTGATCAGGGCCAGGTGGGTGAAGGCCTGCGGGAAGTTCCCGAGGTGGCGACCGCTGACCGGGTCGAGCTCCTCGGCGTAGAGCCCCAGCGGACTGGCATAGGACAGCAGCCGTTCGCACAACGCCTTGGCACGGCCCACCTCCCCGATCTCGACCAGGGCCGAGACGAGCCAGAACGAGCAGATCGTGAAGGTCCCCTCGGTACCGCTCAGCCCGTCGTCGGTCTGGTCACCCCGATATCGCAGCACGAGCCCGTTCCGGGTGAGCTCGTCGGCGATGGCCAGGACGGTGGCGCGCACCCGTGGATCCTCCGCAGGCAGGAAACGGACCAGGGGCACCAGCAGCAGCGAGGCGTCGAGGCCGGTCGTCCCGTAGGCCTGGACGAAGACGCCACGCTCGTCGACGCCGTTCGTGCAGATGTCGGCGTGGATCTCGTCGGCGATCGTCTCCCACTTCACCACGTACTCGGCCTGCCCGTGCAGCCGCGCGAGGCGAGCGCCGCGATCGAGGGCTACCCAGCACATGAGCTTCGAGGAGGTGAAGTGCCGGGGTTCGCCACGGACCTCCCAGATCCCGTGGTCGGGGTCTCGCCAGTGCGCGGCGGCCTGCTCCACCTGGCGGAGCAGGACGGGCCACAGCTGCTCGGGCAGCTGGTCGCGGGACTTGGCGTGCAGGTAGACGGAGTCCAGCATGGTCCCCCAGACGTCGAGCTGCCGCTGCTGGACCGCGGCGTTGCCTATCCGGACAGGGCGGGCTCCGTCGTACCCGTCCAGCTCCTCGACCACGGACTCGGGGAGGTCCCGCTCCCCGCCGATGCCGTACATGACCTGGAGGTCGTCCTCGGCGGCGACGTCGCGGATGAACGCGAAGAAGTCGTCGGCCTCCCGGTCCAGGCCGAGGGTGTACAGCGCCCAGAGTGCGAAGGTGGAGTCGCGTACCCACGTGTAGCGGTAGTCCCAGTTCCGCTCTCCCCCGGGTGTCTCGGGCAACGACGTGGTCGGTGCGGCGACCAGTGCTCCGGTCGGCGCGTAGGTGAGCCCCTTCAAGGTCAAGGCACTGCGTTGCAGCTCCTCCCGCCACGGGTGGTCGGGGAACTCGCCGACCGTGATCCACTGCCTCCAGAACTCGGTCGTCTGCCACTGCTTCTGGGTGGCTTCCTCCCACGTGCGGGGCGGCGGCATCGACGCCCAGGACAGCGCCACGAACGCCTGCTCCCCCCTCGGTCATCCGGCTCCGGATGATCACGGTGGAGTCCTCGATGCCGAGCTGACGGTCGGTGGTGAGTCGGAGGACCGGCACGTCCGCGCCGGCGCCGGCGGTCGTCGCCTCGCCGTACCCGTCGCCGACGAACTGCCACCGCGCCCGCCGCCGGCCGTAGTCGAGGACCGGCTCGCACAGCACCGACAGCTCCACCGCCCCGCTGACGCACCGGACCGTCCGCAGCAGGCAGTGCTCCGCCTCGTGGTCCATGGGTGCGCGCTTGTACCGCTGCGCACGCTCCTCGAGGTGGTGCCAGGGGCCCATCACCATGGCGTCCCGCACGATCATCCAGCCGGTCCTGGTCTGCCACGTGGTCTCCAGGATCAGGCTGCCAGGGAGGTACCGCCGTGCGGTCGGCTCACGCAGGCCGTACGGCGCCACCTTGAAGCACCCTGCGGCCCGGTCGAGCAGCGTGGAGAACACGCTGGGAGAGTCGTGCCGCGGCAGGCACATCCACTCCACCTGACCGCTGGGGGCGATCAGGCAGCTCGCCTCGCAGTCGGACAAGAACGCGTAGTCGGCGATGGGGGGAAACGGGCTGGTGCCCGGCGCGCGCGGATGCCGGCTCGACGTGCGCGCTCCGGCATCGACCACCACGACTCCCGCATGCTCCAGGGGCTGAGCACCAGCATCCCTCACTGCGACCGCCTCGTCACGAGGCCGGCGGCCCGGCGATCGGTGGCAGGGGGGCGGGACGACGTAAAGTGGTGGGCTACGGCCGTGCTGTGTGGCTATCGCGTGGTCTGCCGTGGAATGGACGGTGCATGGTGGCGTCGGCCCGAGTGGCAGAGATTCTCGCTGGTGTTCTCGACGACACCGCCCTGTCGGCGAACGCCCCGCACCGGCTGGTGACCGCCTGTGCCCGGGCACTGCCGGTGACGGGTGTCGGCATCATCCTGATGACGCTGGACGGCCCGGCCGGCACGCTCGCGGTCACCGACGGGCCGGCCGCGACGATGGAGGAGCTCCAGTTCACCCTCGGTGAGGGGCCGTGCGTCGAGTGCTCGGCGACGGGCCGCCCGGTCCTGCAGCCGGACCTGGAGGCGACCGGGACGTCCCGGTGGCCGGCGTTCACGGCCGGTGCGGTCGAGGCCGGCATCCGTGCCATCTTCGCGTTCCCGTTGCGGGTCGGCAGCATCCGGCTGGGAGTCCTGGACCTGTACCGCGACACACCTGGCGATCTGGACATGAACCAGCTGCGGGAGGCGCTGTCCTTCGCGGACGCCGCCACCGCCGTGCTGCTGCACTCGGCAGGTGGACCGTCCCCGGACGGGTCGAACGGCCGGCCCGGTCAGGACGCGACTCGCCTTCCGATGCTCGAGGACCACGCCGAGGTCCACCA
It encodes:
- a CDS encoding metallophosphoesterase family protein is translated as MTTRLLLLADTHVPKRARDLPGQVWSELESADLVLHAGDWVDERLLDELESRAQRLVGVWGNNDHGSLRERLTEVARVEVEGVRIGLVHETGAAKGREARCSERFADLDVLVFGHSHIPWDTTSETGLRLLNPGSPTDRRRQPHCTYMTATADAGHLRDVTLHTVPR
- a CDS encoding glycoside hydrolase family 15 protein, producing MALSWASMPPPRTWEEATQKQWQTTEFWRQWITVGEFPDHPWREELQRSALTLKGLTYAPTGALVAAPTTSLPETPGGERNWDYRYTWVRDSTFALWALYTLGLDREADDFFAFIRDVAAEDDLQVMYGIGGERDLPESVVEELDGYDGARPVRIGNAAVQQRQLDVWGTMLDSVYLHAKSRDQLPEQLWPVLLRQVEQAAAHWRDPDHGIWEVRGEPRHFTSSKLMCWVALDRGARLARLHGQAEYVVKWETIADEIHADICTNGVDERGVFVQAYGTTGLDASLLLVPLVRFLPAEDPRVRATVLAIADELTRNGLVLRYRGDQTDDGLSGTEGTFTICSFWLVSALVEIGEVGRAKALCERLLSYASPLGLYAEELDPVSGRHLGNFPQAFTHLALINALVHLIRAEEADRSTLFTPAHRST
- a CDS encoding GAF and ANTAR domain-containing protein, which gives rise to MAEILAGVLDDTALSANAPHRLVTACARALPVTGVGIILMTLDGPAGTLAVTDGPAATMEELQFTLGEGPCVECSATGRPVLQPDLEATGTSRWPAFTAGAVEAGIRAIFAFPLRVGSIRLGVLDLYRDTPGDLDMNQLREALSFADAATAVLLHSAGGPSPDGSNGRPGQDATRLPMLEDHAEVHQATGMVSVQADVSMAEALVRLRARAYASERPVVTVARDVLDGLVTFDGQ